The following are encoded in a window of Halosolutus halophilus genomic DNA:
- a CDS encoding NAD(P)/FAD-dependent oxidoreductase, with protein sequence MTQYVIIGDGISGSSAAETLREEDPESSITVITDEGEALYNRILIKEHAKGKLPEAPISIHDEEWYEERDIHLSLNTHVTSVDTDAKTIHTHAGDDISYDKLLIATGGTPTQLPVDNSDADGIHHFWTFQDARKIRESAEAADRAVIVGAGLLGIDFAAVCGSQGVEGKYLMRGDRWWRYALSEDGAEIMHEGMREKGVEPVFDSGVDHFETDDDGHVTAAVDPNGDRYACDFAGVAIGLTFNTEYLRGAGIKQNNGIVVDEYMQTNVDDVYAAGDITRFYDVLLGEQAQNGSWGSAKEQGRIAAVNMAADDEAEAFQWVSSYSITHFDFPFLSFGHPTLGDDHAERRYSDTEWRRIAFKDGKVVGGVLIGDLSPQSKLKQLMREQRIVADQKEVLLEESVDLDELAPSQEQ encoded by the coding sequence ATGACCCAGTACGTGATCATCGGTGACGGGATCTCGGGCAGTTCGGCTGCCGAGACCCTCCGGGAGGAAGACCCGGAGTCTTCGATTACCGTCATCACCGATGAGGGGGAGGCTCTGTACAATCGGATTCTCATCAAGGAGCACGCGAAAGGAAAGCTCCCGGAGGCCCCCATCTCGATACACGACGAGGAGTGGTACGAGGAACGCGACATCCACCTCTCGCTCAACACCCACGTGACGAGCGTCGACACGGACGCGAAGACGATCCACACGCACGCGGGTGACGACATCTCCTACGACAAACTGCTGATCGCGACCGGCGGGACGCCGACACAGCTTCCGGTCGACAACAGCGACGCCGACGGAATCCACCACTTCTGGACGTTCCAGGACGCACGGAAGATTCGCGAGAGCGCCGAGGCGGCGGACCGGGCGGTCATCGTCGGCGCCGGACTGCTCGGGATCGACTTCGCCGCCGTCTGTGGCTCCCAGGGCGTCGAGGGCAAGTACCTCATGCGCGGCGATCGCTGGTGGCGGTACGCCCTCTCGGAAGACGGTGCCGAGATCATGCACGAGGGCATGCGCGAGAAGGGCGTCGAACCCGTCTTCGACAGCGGCGTCGATCACTTCGAGACCGACGACGACGGCCACGTCACCGCCGCCGTCGATCCGAACGGCGATCGCTACGCGTGTGACTTCGCCGGCGTCGCGATCGGCCTGACGTTCAACACCGAGTACCTCCGCGGTGCAGGAATCAAGCAGAACAACGGGATCGTCGTCGACGAGTACATGCAGACCAACGTCGACGACGTCTACGCCGCCGGCGACATCACGCGGTTCTACGACGTTCTGCTCGGCGAACAGGCCCAGAACGGCTCCTGGGGGTCGGCCAAGGAACAGGGCCGAATCGCTGCCGTCAACATGGCAGCGGACGACGAAGCCGAGGCGTTCCAGTGGGTGTCCTCGTACTCGATCACCCACTTCGACTTCCCCTTCCTCTCTTTCGGTCACCCGACCCTCGGCGACGACCACGCCGAACGCCGGTACAGCGACACCGAGTGGCGTCGCATCGCGTTCAAGGACGGCAAGGTGGTCGGCGGCGTCCTCATCGGCGACCTCTCGCCCCAGAGCAAACTCAAGCAACTGATGCGCGAACAGCGCATCGTCGCCGACCAGAAAGAGGTACTGCTCGAGGAAAGCGTCGATCTCGACGAACTCGCACCGTCCCAGGAGCAGTAG
- a CDS encoding DUF6149 family protein, translated as MKIRQNARHFASRKALEIPGVRSVTRSGLVRLHTKIFTKKADPDHADERTDRLDAFFDATMDTYLRALQEGYSEAEAREITHVQANFDFYNHGWTEMMEFPADELDDHYDRYRDFFETWEITIDDPLGQFAPPEGLPAAPSTPEKLETPEHPYAEGGFADDVYVETADGDLIVGGQDEPDDVDVTQAVGVDDETPEPEDD; from the coding sequence ATGAAGATCCGCCAGAACGCGCGTCACTTCGCCTCGCGGAAGGCCCTCGAGATTCCGGGCGTCCGATCGGTCACCAGGTCGGGGTTGGTCCGCCTTCACACGAAAATATTCACGAAGAAGGCCGATCCGGACCACGCCGACGAACGCACCGATCGCCTCGACGCCTTCTTCGACGCGACGATGGACACCTACCTCCGTGCGCTCCAGGAGGGGTACTCCGAGGCCGAGGCTCGCGAGATTACCCACGTCCAGGCCAACTTCGACTTCTACAACCACGGCTGGACCGAGATGATGGAGTTCCCCGCCGACGAACTCGACGATCACTACGACCGCTACCGGGACTTCTTCGAGACGTGGGAGATCACGATCGACGATCCGCTCGGCCAGTTCGCGCCGCCGGAGGGGCTTCCCGCGGCACCCTCGACCCCCGAAAAACTCGAAACACCCGAACATCCGTACGCCGAGGGCGGATTCGCGGACGACGTCTACGTCGAGACCGCGGACGGCGACCTGATCGTCGGCGGCCAGGACGAACCCGACGACGTCGACGTCACGCAGGCCGTCGGCGTCGACGACGAGACGCCCGAGCCAGAAGACGACTGA
- a CDS encoding MFS transporter: MALNANDRSIAGFTMAGHALVHWFETSIPIFLVVWLAEFDVSVALFGLVVALGYAPFGLGALPGGILADRFGTKRLILGCLAGMSGAFLVLSIGTSIYAIAVGLLLWGVAASIYHPAGLALISTGVEDRGTVFAWHGIAGNAGIALGPFAAATLLIVLDWQLVAALLALPGLVAVLYGLSAEFDPAAAVEDDADAGPDEALSLSGLVGDSRALFASAFAIVFVIVTFEGLYYRGMLTYLPEILHGLPAMDALELPAGLEGIEPADYIYVGLLVVGMAGQYAGGKLTNRVAPARGLAAIFGILAVLAVAFVPVTGLGLGAIAALCGVFGFFLFAIQPFYQNAVAVYTPPDSRGLSYGFTYLGEFGLGSASIAIGGFVLGGLPLAAFFLLIAGFAVAGGLLSIGLVAGLDRYLVTGHAPERRTDVDD, translated from the coding sequence ATGGCACTGAACGCGAACGATCGCTCGATCGCGGGCTTTACGATGGCCGGCCACGCGCTGGTCCACTGGTTCGAGACGTCGATCCCGATCTTTCTCGTCGTCTGGCTCGCCGAATTCGACGTCAGCGTGGCGCTCTTCGGCCTCGTCGTCGCGCTCGGTTACGCCCCGTTCGGCCTCGGGGCGCTTCCCGGCGGGATCCTCGCCGATCGGTTCGGCACGAAACGACTCATCCTGGGGTGTCTCGCGGGCATGAGCGGTGCGTTCCTCGTCCTCTCGATCGGCACGTCGATCTACGCGATCGCCGTCGGCCTGCTCCTGTGGGGCGTCGCCGCCAGCATCTACCATCCGGCCGGCCTGGCGCTCATCAGCACCGGCGTCGAGGATCGGGGCACCGTCTTCGCCTGGCACGGCATCGCCGGCAACGCCGGCATCGCGCTCGGTCCGTTCGCCGCTGCGACCCTGTTGATCGTCCTCGACTGGCAACTCGTCGCCGCCCTGCTCGCGCTTCCCGGGCTGGTGGCGGTCCTCTACGGACTCTCCGCGGAATTCGATCCCGCTGCGGCGGTCGAAGACGACGCCGACGCCGGCCCCGACGAGGCGCTCTCCCTGTCGGGCCTGGTCGGCGACTCCCGGGCGCTGTTCGCGAGCGCCTTCGCGATCGTCTTCGTCATCGTCACCTTCGAGGGGCTGTACTACCGGGGGATGCTCACCTACCTCCCCGAGATCCTCCACGGCCTCCCCGCGATGGACGCGCTCGAACTGCCGGCCGGCCTCGAGGGGATCGAACCGGCCGACTACATCTACGTCGGCCTGCTGGTCGTCGGGATGGCGGGCCAGTACGCCGGCGGCAAACTGACGAACCGCGTCGCGCCCGCCCGCGGACTGGCTGCGATCTTCGGGATCCTCGCGGTCCTCGCCGTCGCGTTCGTCCCCGTGACCGGGCTGGGACTGGGTGCGATCGCCGCCCTCTGTGGCGTCTTCGGCTTCTTCCTCTTCGCGATCCAGCCGTTCTACCAGAACGCCGTCGCGGTCTATACCCCACCGGACAGCCGCGGACTCTCCTACGGCTTTACGTATCTCGGGGAGTTCGGTCTCGGCTCGGCGAGCATCGCGATCGGCGGCTTCGTCCTCGGGGGACTTCCGCTGGCGGCGTTTTTCCTGCTGATCGCCGGGTTCGCGGTCGCCGGCGGCCTCCTCTCGATCGGACTGGTCGCCGGACTCGATCGGTATCTCGTGACCGGGCACGCGCCGGAGAGACGGACCGACGTCGACGACTGA
- a CDS encoding ABC transporter substrate-binding protein yields the protein MNDSCSGTGTKCPDGGRASGLNRRQLLRTTAGGATVASLAGCLDTYGTIAGNDDDDGPVTIGVLAPEPESDFIGRSIEHAATVAVDELNEAGGINGRDVERVVVDTKASPLEARRKYQELILDHGADVTVGVFASEALMNIMDDIAEQETLHLTSGAATAAASALVSETRPGNYEDYKYHFRVGPVNNYDLGQVQIDFLQDMGADIGWDSIAVLVEDYEWTEGPWEVYQNQLGDIDEVEIAVEERYPPATEDFSDIYERVAANEADVAFISTAHTGTDALLDWAYPNRPDVPPRPQPFAFGGIHVPMQIPAYWNETNGLCRYGVSYTSATAQSEITPKTQGFIQAYQDAYGTNPVYTGYITYDAIKLFAHVANGAGTVDSEKLVPELESAEYTGVTGTIEFYDHDHEFAHDVIYGPDNVQAVFFQWQADENGDGGSQEVIWPEDQVTTETGYLEPHWLA from the coding sequence ATGAACGACAGTTGCAGTGGGACCGGGACGAAATGCCCCGACGGCGGCCGAGCAAGCGGGCTGAACCGCCGCCAACTCCTCAGGACGACGGCCGGGGGTGCGACGGTCGCGTCGCTCGCCGGCTGTCTCGACACGTACGGGACGATCGCGGGCAACGACGACGACGACGGCCCGGTCACGATCGGCGTCCTCGCTCCCGAACCCGAGAGCGACTTCATCGGCCGATCGATCGAACACGCGGCGACGGTCGCGGTGGACGAACTCAACGAGGCCGGTGGCATCAATGGCCGCGACGTCGAGCGGGTCGTCGTCGACACCAAGGCCAGTCCGCTCGAGGCCAGGCGCAAGTACCAGGAACTGATCCTCGATCACGGTGCCGACGTGACCGTCGGCGTGTTCGCCAGCGAGGCGCTGATGAACATCATGGACGACATCGCCGAACAGGAGACGCTCCATCTCACCTCGGGGGCCGCGACGGCGGCCGCGAGTGCCCTGGTGAGCGAGACCCGGCCCGGCAACTACGAGGATTACAAGTACCACTTCCGGGTCGGCCCCGTCAACAACTACGACCTCGGGCAGGTCCAGATCGACTTCCTCCAGGACATGGGGGCGGATATCGGCTGGGACTCGATCGCCGTCCTCGTCGAGGACTACGAGTGGACGGAAGGGCCGTGGGAGGTCTACCAGAACCAGCTCGGCGACATCGACGAGGTGGAGATCGCCGTCGAAGAGCGGTATCCCCCCGCGACGGAGGACTTCTCGGACATCTACGAGCGGGTCGCAGCGAACGAGGCCGACGTGGCCTTCATCTCGACCGCCCACACCGGGACCGACGCGTTGCTCGACTGGGCGTATCCCAATCGCCCGGACGTCCCGCCCCGCCCGCAACCGTTCGCGTTCGGCGGCATCCACGTCCCGATGCAGATTCCGGCCTACTGGAACGAGACGAACGGGCTGTGCAGGTACGGCGTCAGTTATACCAGCGCAACGGCACAGAGCGAGATTACCCCCAAAACCCAGGGCTTCATCCAGGCGTACCAGGACGCGTACGGCACCAATCCCGTCTACACCGGCTACATCACCTACGACGCGATCAAACTGTTCGCCCACGTCGCCAACGGGGCCGGGACGGTCGACTCCGAGAAACTGGTCCCGGAACTCGAATCCGCCGAGTACACCGGCGTCACCGGGACCATCGAGTTCTACGACCACGATCACGAGTTCGCTCACGACGTCATCTACGGGCCCGACAACGTGCAGGCGGTCTTCTTCCAGTGGCAGGCAGACGAGAACGGCGACGGTGGCTCACAGGAAGTTATCTGGCCCGAAGACCAGGTGACGACCGAAACCGGGTACCTCGAACCGCACTGGCTCGCGTGA
- a CDS encoding methyl-accepting chemotaxis protein: MGSVRRLVPAAIRRRYAVKFGIALLLLGLSVGLIGFVATAGITNEVEERVQNDHASFAGQEAQNLQMWNEQNEHTIGSLARSDAVASDDPARIQERFLEWEEHQDVDIFSISYVDTENGTVLASTDDALRRQPIDRIEGVPVEAHDEAGQDVPWVSKAYTTESEFGQETAVITYVMQTPDDRNRTIVYTADLEAYATRLDEDEHVTTMVLDGDDEVMLDNAGYGEDHATLGHAYGGNDEILQSARTNGSTTMQIDGSTATAIDDGDGSYGFTDEEHVVSSARVLGTDWVVVTHEPTAEAYGFVTAVDQYGTVATLLGVLLIGMVGAVLGRNTAVAIDRLTDRAGRMEAGDLDVDLETDRIDNIGRLYQGFDSMRVALREQIEEAEAAREEAERERQRVQKINDHLEAKAAEYSAVMGDAAAGDLTARADTDSENEVMEQIGTDVNEMLDEIEETVADLNRFASEVATASEQVTASSEEVRSASQQVTESIQEISDGAERQNESLQSVNQEMSGLSTTTEEIASSSNEVADIAERTVNTGQEGQEAAQEAIAAMDDIETEAEGAVSEIRRLEDEVQQIDELIASISDIAHQTNMLALNANIEASRSAGAEEDEGFSVVAKEVKTLSEDVAEAADEAEDRLEAIRKRTEQSAAEVEGTSDRIEAASDQVQEAVESLEAIADLAGETNVGVQEISAATEEQAATTQEVVAMVDDAATISEETTSEAENVAAAAEEQTTALTEVTKSASKLSGQAAELSEALDRFDTDVDRSTLRERESSTVGDGSESATVSTGGSATDPGSFDEERDLTLESDTEAEPLPPVNDDDVLDESEVATDDAASTAEDETDESDDAESATSGDVFTFGDQPGDAE; encoded by the coding sequence ATGGGCTCCGTCCGACGACTGGTACCGGCGGCCATCCGACGCAGATACGCGGTCAAGTTCGGAATCGCGTTGCTCTTACTCGGGCTGTCGGTCGGATTGATCGGGTTCGTCGCGACCGCCGGAATAACTAACGAAGTAGAAGAGCGGGTCCAGAACGACCACGCCTCTTTCGCCGGCCAGGAAGCACAGAATCTGCAGATGTGGAACGAGCAAAACGAACACACGATCGGAAGCCTCGCCAGGTCCGACGCCGTCGCGAGTGACGATCCGGCGCGGATCCAGGAACGGTTCCTCGAGTGGGAGGAACATCAGGACGTGGACATCTTCTCGATCTCCTACGTCGATACCGAAAACGGGACCGTGCTCGCGAGCACCGACGATGCCCTCCGTCGACAGCCGATCGATCGGATCGAAGGCGTACCGGTCGAGGCCCACGACGAAGCCGGTCAGGACGTCCCCTGGGTCTCCAAGGCATACACGACCGAGAGCGAATTCGGGCAGGAGACGGCCGTCATCACGTACGTCATGCAGACGCCCGACGACCGGAACCGGACGATCGTCTATACCGCCGATCTCGAGGCCTACGCGACGCGGCTCGACGAAGACGAGCACGTCACGACGATGGTGCTCGACGGCGACGACGAGGTCATGCTGGACAACGCCGGCTACGGCGAGGACCACGCGACGCTCGGCCACGCGTACGGCGGCAACGACGAGATCCTCCAGTCGGCGCGAACGAACGGCTCGACCACGATGCAGATCGACGGGTCGACCGCCACGGCGATCGACGACGGCGACGGGAGCTACGGCTTCACGGACGAGGAACACGTCGTCAGTTCGGCCCGCGTGCTCGGCACCGACTGGGTCGTCGTCACCCACGAACCGACCGCCGAGGCGTACGGGTTCGTCACCGCCGTCGACCAGTACGGGACGGTCGCGACCCTTCTCGGAGTGCTACTGATCGGGATGGTCGGCGCCGTGCTCGGTCGGAACACGGCCGTCGCGATCGATCGGCTCACCGACAGGGCCGGCAGGATGGAGGCAGGCGACCTCGACGTCGACCTGGAGACGGACCGGATCGACAACATCGGCCGGCTCTACCAGGGCTTCGACTCGATGCGCGTGGCGCTGCGCGAACAGATCGAGGAAGCCGAAGCGGCCCGCGAGGAGGCCGAACGCGAGCGCCAGCGCGTCCAGAAGATCAACGACCACCTCGAGGCGAAAGCCGCCGAATACAGCGCGGTGATGGGCGACGCCGCCGCCGGCGACCTCACCGCCCGCGCGGACACCGACAGCGAGAACGAGGTGATGGAACAGATCGGGACGGACGTCAACGAGATGCTCGACGAGATCGAGGAGACGGTGGCCGACCTGAACCGGTTCGCATCCGAGGTCGCAACCGCCTCCGAACAGGTGACGGCGTCGAGCGAGGAGGTCCGATCCGCCTCACAGCAGGTCACCGAGTCGATCCAGGAGATCTCCGACGGGGCCGAACGGCAGAACGAGTCGCTCCAGTCGGTCAACCAGGAGATGAGCGGACTCTCGACGACGACCGAAGAGATCGCGTCCTCCTCGAACGAGGTCGCGGACATCGCCGAACGCACGGTCAACACGGGCCAGGAGGGACAGGAAGCGGCCCAGGAGGCGATCGCCGCGATGGACGACATCGAAACCGAGGCGGAGGGTGCGGTTTCCGAGATCCGCCGACTCGAGGACGAGGTACAGCAGATCGACGAACTGATCGCCTCGATCTCCGATATCGCCCACCAGACCAACATGCTGGCGCTGAACGCCAACATCGAGGCCTCACGCTCCGCCGGCGCCGAGGAGGACGAAGGGTTCTCCGTCGTCGCGAAGGAGGTCAAGACCCTCTCCGAGGACGTCGCGGAGGCGGCCGACGAGGCCGAAGATCGGCTGGAGGCGATCCGCAAGCGGACCGAACAGTCCGCCGCGGAGGTCGAGGGGACGAGCGACCGGATCGAGGCCGCCAGCGACCAGGTCCAGGAGGCCGTCGAGTCCCTCGAGGCGATCGCCGATCTCGCGGGTGAGACGAACGTCGGCGTCCAGGAGATTTCCGCGGCGACCGAAGAACAGGCCGCAACGACCCAGGAGGTCGTCGCCATGGTCGACGACGCGGCGACGATCTCCGAGGAGACCACCTCGGAGGCCGAGAACGTCGCCGCCGCCGCCGAGGAGCAGACGACGGCACTGACCGAGGTGACGAAATCCGCCTCGAAGCTCTCCGGACAGGCCGCCGAACTCTCCGAGGCGCTCGATCGCTTCGATACCGACGTCGATCGATCGACCCTGCGAGAGCGGGAGTCGTCGACCGTCGGGGACGGGTCGGAGAGTGCGACCGTGTCGACCGGCGGATCGGCTACCGATCCCGGATCGTTCGACGAGGAGCGGGACCTCACGCTCGAATCGGACACCGAGGCCGAACCGCTCCCGCCGGTGAACGACGACGACGTGCTCGACGAATCGGAGGTCGCGACCGACGACGCGGCGTCCACGGCCGAAGACGAGACGGACGAGTCCGACGACGCCGAATCCGCCACCTCCGGGGACGTGTTCACGTTCGGTGACCAGCCCGGTGACGCCGAGTAA
- a CDS encoding FAD-dependent oxidoreductase, whose protein sequence is MIAVVGGTVSGLAAAASLAQRGYDVRVFEAGDELGGVAGTAATNGDPIEAVPCSLSRPRDERACALLADLGLATHLEWHPTRTGRYVDGTVHPTDAPWEFVALPDLSFGDAARLAALRSGVDVSGFPRTLPNPGAYDEHDAFVDVSAERFLRAHASSRVYDRFFEPLLAARFGSRASEVSAAWVLDHLRAERETTRFGREVRGYLAGSAARLVDALVETIGPEGIHTNARVSAVDVDGAVESIAVDRTGESGTESYAVDAVVIATGPAQLEGLTGYRCSLPMRTRTCVRVSTTTPLTDVYRVTMGADAPFDELVAHTAFVAVDRYDGHHQYYLLDGGRSAARDQSPATIERRWLEALGTCFPAFDRTDLRAVETTRFRQPVYEAGYRTALVPVDLADEVADGVYYAGVASAPHYPERRLGGAIDAGLACADRLDGSSESPDQTDGASLTASA, encoded by the coding sequence ATGATCGCCGTCGTCGGTGGGACCGTCTCGGGACTCGCGGCGGCTGCCAGCCTCGCCCAGCGTGGCTACGACGTTCGCGTGTTCGAAGCGGGTGACGAACTCGGTGGCGTCGCCGGGACAGCGGCGACGAACGGTGACCCGATCGAGGCCGTCCCCTGCTCGCTGTCCCGCCCGCGAGACGAGCGGGCCTGCGCCCTGCTCGCGGATCTGGGGCTCGCGACCCACCTCGAATGGCACCCGACTCGAACCGGGCGGTACGTCGACGGGACCGTCCACCCGACGGACGCGCCGTGGGAGTTCGTCGCCCTCCCGGACCTCTCGTTCGGCGACGCCGCGCGGTTGGCGGCGCTGCGGAGCGGCGTCGACGTCAGCGGGTTCCCGCGCACGCTGCCGAACCCCGGCGCGTACGACGAGCACGACGCGTTCGTCGACGTCTCGGCTGAAAGGTTTCTCCGCGCGCACGCGTCGTCGCGCGTCTACGATCGGTTCTTCGAACCCCTCCTCGCGGCGCGGTTCGGTTCCCGCGCCTCCGAGGTCAGCGCCGCGTGGGTTCTCGATCACCTCCGGGCCGAGCGGGAGACGACCCGATTCGGCCGAGAGGTCCGGGGGTACCTCGCGGGCAGTGCCGCTCGACTCGTCGACGCGCTGGTCGAGACGATCGGTCCCGAGGGAATCCACACGAACGCGCGTGTTTCCGCCGTCGACGTCGATGGCGCGGTCGAGTCGATCGCCGTCGATCGGACCGGCGAATCGGGCACGGAGTCCTACGCCGTCGATGCCGTCGTGATCGCCACGGGGCCGGCCCAGCTGGAGGGGCTGACCGGCTACCGCTGTTCGCTCCCGATGCGAACGCGGACCTGCGTCCGGGTCTCGACGACGACGCCGCTGACCGACGTGTATCGGGTGACGATGGGAGCGGACGCGCCGTTCGACGAACTCGTCGCGCACACGGCGTTCGTGGCCGTCGACCGGTACGACGGGCACCACCAATACTACCTCCTCGACGGCGGTCGTTCCGCCGCCCGCGACCAATCGCCGGCGACGATCGAGCGCCGGTGGCTCGAGGCGCTCGGGACGTGTTTCCCGGCGTTCGACCGGACCGACCTCCGGGCAGTCGAGACGACTCGGTTCCGGCAGCCGGTGTACGAGGCCGGCTATCGGACTGCACTCGTCCCCGTCGATCTCGCCGACGAGGTGGCCGACGGCGTCTACTACGCCGGGGTCGCGAGCGCGCCACACTATCCGGAGCGACGGCTGGGCGGGGCAATCGACGCAGGACTGGCGTGTGCCGATCGGCTCGACGGGAGTTCGGAATCGCCGGATCAGACGGACGGTGCGTCTCTGACGGCGTCGGCGTGA